A window from Mytilus galloprovincialis chromosome 8, xbMytGall1.hap1.1, whole genome shotgun sequence encodes these proteins:
- the LOC143042486 gene encoding carbonic anhydrase-related protein 10-like, whose protein sequence is MYHVINIRMLGFVLIILLIAITDCSSPWQEWWMYEGVSGPHYWGKINTKWILCSKGKNQSPINIEPKDLLFDPGLKHIKLTGKQINGTLINKGTDLTFELHSTSTVLISLGPLSYIYRLHQVKFHFGGNDNFGSEHSVDGKHFAAEIQLMFYNSDLYTNFTQAVNLSRGVVILAIFVKVKDNENHNELSKITNFIEDVRYKGEQMDVNNINLLKLIPDSRHYMTYDGSITQPGCQETVTWIIMNRPITVSKDQIYALRTLRQDLPENPQALMFNNYRPTQTLNQRTVRTNINFVVKGCSMQRDMQYKVNEQIMTRNR, encoded by the exons ATTGCAGTTCACCGTGGCAAGAATGGTGGATGTATGAAGGCGTCTCAG GTCCTCATTACTGGGGAAAAATTAACACAAAGTGGATATTATGTAGTAAAGGAAAGAATCAGTCACCAATAAATATTGAACCAAAGGATTTACTTTTTGATCCAGGCTTAAAGCACATCAAGTTAACTGGAAAACAG ATAAACGGCACACTTATAAATAAAGGAACAGATTTAACGTTTGAACTGCATTCAACAAGCACAGTTTTGATATCATTAGGTCCTTTATCGTACATTTATAGATTACATCAGGTCAAGTTTCACTTTGGAGGAAATGATAATTTTGGTTCTGAGCATTCTGTAGATGGTAAACATTTTGCTGCTGAG ATACAGTTGATGTTttataattctgatttgtatACAAATTTTACCCAAGCTGTTAATTTGTCAAGAGGTGTAGTGATATtagcaatttttgtaaaa GTGAAAGACAACGAAAACCACAACGAGCTATCCAAGATAACAAACTTTATTGAAGATGTACGATATAAAG gTGAACAAATGGACGTCAATAACATAAATTTACTGAAGCTCATTCCCGATAGTCGACATTATATGACATATGATGGTTCCATTACACAACCTGGGTGCCAGGAAACAGTCACGTGGATAATTATGAATCGACCTATTACTGTGTCAAAAGATCAG ATTTATGCCCTGAGAACTTTACGTCAAGATTTGCCAGAAAATCCTCAAGCATTAATGTTCAACAACTATAGACCCACACAAACATTAAACCAAAGAACTGTTAGAACTAATATTAATTTT GTTGTAAAGGGGTGTTCTATGCAACGAGATATGCAATATAAAG TTAACGAACAGATAATGACCAGAAATAGATAA